The window TTTTCATCAGGGTTTGAACGCATTCGCGGCGTGGGATGATGACGCTAACGCCTTCGTGGGCAAGCTCTTCCTTGTAAACCTGCACCATTTCGTCCCAGTTGCGCTTCAGGGGTGTGAAAACCCGGATGTGTTCGCGGGGAACGCCAATTCCCAGACAAATTTCTTCCAGGCGGCCAAAGCTGGTGTAATCCTGTCCGCCCGTCATGGCGGTGGTGGAATTATCCAGAATAACGATGACCACGTTGGTTTTTTCGTAAACGCAATCCAGCAAACCGGTCAGGCCGGAGTGGGTGAAAGTGGAATCGCCAATCACAGCCACTGCGGGATAGATACCCGCGTCCGCGGCGCCTTTTGCCATGGTGATGCTGGCGCCCATATCCACACAGGAATTGATGGCGTTGTAGGGCGGCATGAAGCCGAGGGTGTAGCAGCCGATGTCGCCGAACACGTGGCCGCGTCCAAATTCCTTCATCGCTTCGTTTAGAGCCAGGAAGCTGTCCGCGTGGGGGCAGCCAACGCAAAGAGCTGGGGGTCTGGGGCTGACGATTTCGGGAACGGGCTTTCCTTCCTCAAAAGGCAGACCAAGCGCGGCGGCAACCCGGTTGGGGTTCAATTCGCCATCGCGGGGAATGGTTCCGTCCAGGCGGCCGTGAATGGGCTTGGTTCCATCCCAGGAAAGGCCTTTGAGCATTTCTTCCACCACGGGCATGCCTTCTTCCAGGATGAGCAGCTTGTCGCAGCTTGTATAAAGCTGATGAATGGCTTTTTGGGGTAGCGGATATTGGCAGATTTTGATTACGGGGTGGGGGATGGGCTTGGCGCCGTAAACCTCACGCAAATAGTTGTATGCCAAACCGGTGGCAATGATGCCCAAAGAGCGGTCCGGGGCGTCGAAGCTGCTGTTGTTGAAAGGTGAATCTTCCGCTTCCTGGATAAAATCTTCCTGCAGCCCGAGCAGGTGTTTATATTTTTTGCGGGCGACGGCGGGAAGCAGCATGAATTGGAAGGGGTCTTCCGGCTTTTTCATGGGGTTTTGAGCCATGGGTTCGCGACGCTGAACCCCAGCCCGGGAATGTGAAAGCCGGGTGGTGAGACGAATCAGCACCGGCACCCGGTATTTTTCGGAGATTTGGAAGGCGTGGAAAGCCATGTCATAGCATTCCTGCTGGTTCGAAGGCTCCAAAATGGGAATCATGGCAAATTTGCCATAAAGGCGTGAATCCTGTTCGTTTTGGGAGGAGTGCATGCTGGGGTCATCTGCCACAGTGACAATCAGACCGCCGTTGGCACCGGTGAAAGCGGAATTCATGAAAGGGTCGGCAGCGACATTCAGGCCAACGTGTTTCATGGTCACCATGGCGCGTTTTCCAGCATAGCTCATGCCGATGGCGGCTTCCATGGCGGTTTTCTCGTTTGAAGACCAAACGCGGTGGACACCGCCTTCGATGGCCTGTTTGCTGCGTTGAACGTATTCGATGATCTCTGTGCTGGGTGTACCCGGATAGCCGTAAAATCCACTTATCCCGGCATCAAGGGCTCCCTGCGCAAGGGCTTCGTCGCCCAAGAGCATCAGTTTTTCCATAATCTGGAACTCCTTTATCTATTTTTTATATTTCAAAATTCAGGGGCAGGCGGCGTAAAATGGCAGCAAGCCCATGCAAACAAAATAAATAGCAAGTCTGTCCAGTAAATGTTAGCGGCGGAAATCAGTCAAGATTTTATTACAGAAACCCCGGAAAAACTTTTGCGATGGACACTGCAGGGGCCGTGTTCCACCAAGCTTGCCAGATGCGCCGCGGTTG of the Candidatus Cloacimonadota bacterium genome contains:
- a CDS encoding indolepyruvate ferredoxin oxidoreductase, with amino-acid sequence MEKLMLLGDEALAQGALDAGISGFYGYPGTPSTEIIEYVQRSKQAIEGGVHRVWSSNEKTAMEAAIGMSYAGKRAMVTMKHVGLNVAADPFMNSAFTGANGGLIVTVADDPSMHSSQNEQDSRLYGKFAMIPILEPSNQQECYDMAFHAFQISEKYRVPVLIRLTTRLSHSRAGVQRREPMAQNPMKKPEDPFQFMLLPAVARKKYKHLLGLQEDFIQEAEDSPFNNSSFDAPDRSLGIIATGLAYNYLREVYGAKPIPHPVIKICQYPLPQKAIHQLYTSCDKLLILEEGMPVVEEMLKGLSWDGTKPIHGRLDGTIPRDGELNPNRVAAALGLPFEEGKPVPEIVSPRPPALCVGCPHADSFLALNEAMKEFGRGHVFGDIGCYTLGFMPPYNAINSCVDMGASITMAKGAADAGIYPAVAVIGDSTFTHSGLTGLLDCVYEKTNVVIVILDNSTTAMTGGQDYTSFGRLEEICLGIGVPREHIRVFTPLKRNWDEMVQVYKEELAHEGVSVIIPRRECVQTLMKKNKDLMEKQA